The window CTCAAGACCATGTATATGCCCTTCATTTACCTTTACCAATTCCCCATCGTCCTCTGGGCCGGTTTCATCTACGGCATCAACCTCTGCTGGTACCAAGTCCTTAACGGAACTGCCAGCCCTGTTCTCGCCAACGCTCCCTACAACTGGTCTTCCGGTCTTGTCGGCACCATCTACACCGGTCCCATCGTCGGCGCGGCCATTGGCTGCTACTGGGCTGGTTCCATTGCCGATAAGTTCACCTTGTGGCTTGCCCGCCGGAACAACGGCGTCCGTGAGCCCGAGCACCGTCTCTGGCCCCTTCTTGTGACGGCTGTCTTGGGAGCCATCGGCCTTATCATGTGGGGTGTTGGTGCCCAGCATCACGCTCACTGGGCAATTTTGGCCGTCGGTCTCGGTATTCTGACTGCCAGTGTCGTAGCTGGTGGCTCGGTTGCTCTCTCATACAACATTGACTGCTACAAGGATATCTCGggcgacaccaccaccgctgttATCCTGGTCCGCAACCTGATGGGTTTCGCCATTGCCTATGGAATCACGCCCTGGTATACCAACATGGGTCTCCAAAACTGCTTCATCATGGCTGGCTTCCTTGCCTTGGGCTGCACTCTCACCTTTTTGTTCATGACATGGAAGGGCAAGGATCTCCGTAGAGCTTCTGCCGAGCGGTATTGGAAGTATGCCGCCGAGAGCTCTTCTGCCCATTAATTGTTAcgggggttgatgggtggGCGGAAGCCCTAATGTTGGatctgatgaagatgaatACCTGATAATACATAGAATATGAGTATGAGTAGTGAGTCTTTGTTTCTCATCAAGCTTGCTCACCAAAGCAGCGGCGGGTGGAAAGTCTCAGACGATAATGATAGATAAAATGAATACAAAATACCAAGGGAATCTTCTTCTCAGACAAGATTCCCCTTTGCGTGACGTGGCTGTGTTGTATGTAAATTGGAAAACGGAAGCCACCTTCCTTTTCCATTGGTGGACCCAAATGCGCATGACAAACCCCACTCCCAGGGTTTGACAGCTCTGGGCTTGGCGTTTCCCCACAACCCCGCCCAACCCCACTCAAGCGGCCCGAGGCTGCACACTCCAGCACACAGCTTCCAGTCCCCCCACTGTCGGGCTGGCTGAGCTTCAACTTCCATCCATACAACGCTCTCAGCCTTGCTGTCACCAACCAATTTCAGGTCCGATTCATCACAGCCAGTTTATCATACCCAACATTTCGACCTCGTCATAAGCCCCAAACCCAAGTAACTTCGTCATTCCAGCTACCCAATTCGACCTCCGAACATGGTTTCGCCCAAGGTCCAAGAGGCCCTCGCAAAGGCCCAAGAGAACCCCGTCATCGGTTAcaaaaccctcctcaacagcctcgacgacctctcccccccagaAGCCCGCAGCACCGACCTCAAAGCCATCACTGACGACCTATTCGCCGCCTCCCACGGcgtcgtcaccaccaaagccgtCCTTAGCGACCTCATCAACGTCCTCAAAAACTCCCAGAACCACGAGTCCTGGATCGACGTCGGCACCCACATCGTCcgcgccatctcctccaccccgtccctctcctcctctcttgTCGACCAAGCCTCGGCCCTCCGCGAGCTCATCGCCACCGCCCACGAAACCAACGAGGacttcctcgccgccgccaagatCCTCGCCGAGATCCCCCTCGACTCCTCCCAGCGCCGCGTGTCAGACCGAGAGAAGGCCAAAATATGGATCAGAATTGTCAGGAACCACCtggaggaagatgacagcACTACCGCTGAGACATacctcaacaagctcaagaaCGTGATGCACAAGGTTGGAGACACGGATCCGGAGATGATGCTCCACTTCAAGCTGAGCGCCGCTCGGATTCAGGATTCCAACAGGCAGTTCCTGCAGGCGGCATCGAGTTACCACGACATCAGCTTCTCGCCTTCgattgctgaggaggagaggctgCACACGCTCAGCATGGCGATCAAGTGCGCGGTCTTGGCGCCGGCTGGTCCGTTGAGGAGCAGGGCGTTGGGCAGGCTTCACAAGGATGAGAGGTCAGCGGGGCTGGAGGAGTATGGGATTCTGGAAAAGATGTTCTTTGATAGGCTGCTGTCGAGTGACGAGGTGGAAAAGTTTGCGCAGTCGTTGGCGCCGCATCAGCTGGCCAAGACGTCGGACGGGTCGACGGTGTTGGCCAGGGCTGTGGTGGAGCACAACCTGTTGAGTGCTGGGCGGTTGTACACGGATATCGGGTTTGACGAGTTGGGGCTGTTGCTGGGATTGGATGGggacaaggctgaggagacAACGGCAAAGATGATTGAGCAAGGGCGGTTGACTGGGTCTATCGATCAGATTGATCGGATCATCTACTTTGAAATGGGTGAGGCGTCTGGTGAGTATGGTAGCGGGCACACAACAGCACAGGTCGGAAAGGAGATCCGGCGGTGGGACAGCAACGTGCAGGCCTTGGCCGAAGATGTCGAGCGTGTGACAGACCTCCTGCAGGCAGAGTTTCCAGATTTTGTGGCCACTCAGATCGCCGTATGAAAGGGGGGATACAATGTCAGAAGAAGCGCATCTGTTTATAACAAGCGAGCCGCATCGTCCCGCTGTTTGGGACATGTAGCCGGTTGAATTGTGTACTGACATGCCCTGTCTGTGGGCAAAATGTCTAGATCATAGATGAATAATGAAGAATTCGAATATAAAACAAATATTTACTTACCCCCGAGATACCTATCCAACCGTTGCCGTAACTCGAGATACGCCGATGCCAAACCTGTTCTCTTGAGACTAGAAAGCCAAACGCTGTCCGCCACTACCATGTATAACCAGAAATAgaaatccaaaaaaaaacaaaaaaaaaaaaaaaaaaaaagcaggCGCCTAGTCCAGATCGGTTCGCCGAACCACAACATAGCCCCCGTCGAGGCTCTCTGGGTTGCCGGTCTCCTCCTCGAAGAGCTTGTCATCGTTCTTGAATATCCGCCGTCTCTTTGCGGGAGGAAGATCCGCCACCCTCTGCTTAACCAGTAAGCTCACCAAGGCCATGCCCACTTTGTTACCAATCAGGTCATAGCCTTCTGGGGTGAAATGGATTTGGTCATCCCTGTAAGTCTTCCTGTCTGTCGAGGACATCTTCGTCAAGCTGATAGCATCGTGGAGATCGTATACGTGCCTGCGCTAAGTCAGCTAGGTAAGACAACAAAAAGTGGTAGACAATTGAACCCACAAGTTAGGCTTCTTGTAACCCATGATCAGCTCGTTGAGCACTTTCCTATCCGCATCGCCCCTCATCTTGAATTTGCTGTCGCCCACCACATCGGGGACTGTTAGGGCCAGGACTTTACATCCACGTCGAAGCGGTATATCCCAGACCTCAGTCAACTTCTTGAAGATTTCCTGCGGTGGTACTCTAAACGCGATGTCGCTTGATACTTCGTCAGCggacctcatcaaccagtCTATCAAAGGGACGTAGACATACTTTGTGCCTCCCAAAACAATCACCCAGTCAAACGGAGGCTTATCGTCCTTTTTAGCAGGCGGGACTATATCTCAACCTTGGGTGTTAGCTGTGTGTTCCAGTCCATCCATTTTGGCAATTGTGAAGCATTGACGAAAGAGCAACTAACAGCACTCCTGCATCCTCGTCAGGAACCCATTCCTGACCATATCCCCGCACTTCCCCCGCTCGACGGTGGTTATTTCGTAGTCGGGAAAGGCCATCGCCAGCATCTGGTCCATCTTGAAATGGTACGGGTGGTAGGCGGAGCCTAGGTAGGAATAGCCTGCTGTAAGACTGTCCCCAAAGCAGAGGATGCGCAGCTTCTGGCGGGCTGCCATCTTTGCAAGGGCTTTGGAGATGCGATGGCCCAGGTTTGTTTTCGGAAGGAGGCAGTAGCGATATCAAGAGACACGTGTTCGAGGGGttgtgaggtggtggaagtggaagcTGATGCTTGATTGATGGCTCGGATCTCGGGGGCAGAATGCGGCGGAGGGAGAACTGAcggggtgatgatgacgcgGGGATGCGCCTCCTTCGTTGGCTATCCAGCTAGCTTGTTGAGCGCTTCGTTGAAACTGTCGAAAGGATATTCCAGAGGCAAGTTTATGATCACAGTTTGATGCACCGTAAAAAGAACAATGTTTGATGATACGCGCAAGGTTGCaagttccaggttgttgatggctgTTCATGTGGTCCATGGTCTGCTGCCGTTGGGAAgggtgggggcggggagcTAGCTGAGGTGTCGGCCTCGCGCTAACAGCGGAACCCCTGCCCAGCGAAGTGGGCCTATCTGCTCACCAAGCACCAAGGTCCCATTTTCATGGCAATTCAAATGATCTCGATGTTTCTGAGCCTTATTTCTCGGTCTCTTGCTTTCGCTGCTTGTAGCATGTCAATGCCTATTACCGTTCACATATTTACTTGTATATCATCTTCCAGAAACTCCGGAGATGAACTCGAGTATCCACATGGTCAACTAAGTACATCACATGAGCAGTTTTATGTGTCCCTGAAACAACCCGGGGTTGGAGATTCAACTTCACCAGTGTTTAGATGGGACTACTTGCTGATAACGTCTGCTGAGCCTTCCCCAAGAGCCCCTAACCATGAGCAATAGCTCGGTGACAGGAGCACTCTAGTCACAGCAGAAGGACAATTTGCACTTAGTGTCGTCACCCAGCCCTCGTTATGAATCATTCAACCTTGACGGcacctgttgttgatgcaAGGGAAAAGAGCCCCATTTACTGCATATAAAACAAAATACTGCACTTTGATATCGCCAAGCCGCAACTGCAGCTTCGGCCAAGCATTACAGCGAACTGTCGGTCCGTCCGCCGTTGTCGGAGTTCTAGATGTCAACCCCGGACCGCTGTCCGGTTCGTCACTTTCCCCAGAAAAAGCAACTGTCGGGTACAGTGGGGTCCCCTAGAACAACAGCACCCGTCCTCCAATCACTCACCACCGCATTAATTGAGCCAGATATCGGGTTTGCCCGCTCCCGCGTGACATTATCCCGTTGGCGATTGAGGAATGTTGAGATATAAATAATAAAATCTTCGTATAGTTGTCAACATTGCTATTTGCTTTTGAAATCATTCCACGAAGCCCAGAAGGCGAGTTGTCACAATGGCCAAAGTCTTCAGTGCAGAAGAAGGCATGTCTAAACAAATCAACCACACACAGGTGAATGCATTGCTGACCGCTGACACAGTTGCCAAGCACAACACCGCAGAAAGCTGCTGGGTAGTCCTCCATGGCGCTGTTTACGATGTAACAGAgttcctcccctcccatccaggAGGCTCCAGAATCATTCTCCAGCTCGCCGGCCGGGACGCCACCGCCGAGTTCGACCCTATCCATCCCCCAGGCACTCTCGAGGAcaacctcccacccaccGCCAAACTCGGCATCGTCGACCCCGAGAGCCTCAAAAAACTCCAACGCCAGtccaacaccgccaacccaGCCCAGGAAGCAGCAcgcccacccccgccactccaccacctcctcaatctAGACGAAATCGAAGCCGTTGCCAAAACCCAAGTCTCCAAGAAATGCTGGGCCTACTActtctccgccgccgacgACCTCATCTCCAAGACATACAACAATACCGTCTATCGCAGcattctcctccgcccccgcgTCTTCGTCGACGTCACCAAAgcagacaccaccacctccatcctcgGCGGCGCCTTCAAGCTCGCCACCCCCTTGTACGTCTCCCCAGCAGCCATGGCCCGGCTGGCTCACCCGGACGGAGAAGCTGGAATAGCAAAAGGCATCTCCCGCTTCGGGGCCATGCAGCTCGTCTCCCACAACGCCTCCATGTCGCCGGAGCAAATCGTTGCCGACGCCAAACCGGATCAGATCTTTGGCTGGCAGCTCTACGTACAGAACGCTCGTGCTAAATCCGAGGCCATGCTGGCGAGGATAGCCAAACTGCCGCAGTACAAGTGCGTTGTTCTTACTCTTGACGCGCCTGTTCCTAGCAAGAGGGAGCACGACGAAAAGGCCGCGTTGGAGGCGGAGCTACTGATTGAGGCATCGAAAtcagaggaggaaaaggaaaaggcaaagaagagGCCGGATTCGAATAGTGGTGTGGGACAGCAGCTGTTCTTTGGCACGGCGGCTGATTTGACGTGGGATACGACTTTGCCGTGGTTGGCGAAGCATACCAAACTGCCTATTGTTTTGAAGGGGATCCAGACGCACGAGGATGTTTACCTGGCTGCGCAGTATGCGAAGAAGCATCCGGGGACGGTCAAGGCGGTCATTTTGAGCAATCACGGGGGTAGGTCGTTGGATACggcgccgccggcggtgCATACGCTGTTGGAATGCAAGAAGTACTGTCCGGAAGTGTTTGATATCATTGAGAtttgggtggatgggggtaTCAGGAGGGGGACGGATGTGGTCAAGGCTTTGTGTCTAGGGGCAAAAGCGGCGGGCGTAGGCAGGGCTGCACTCTATGGGTTAGGGGCTGGcgggtggaagggggtggagaggactTTCGAAAGTGAGTTTGCCTTCATTGCTGCGGATTCTTTGGTCGTGAGGGTGCTGACATGGTCATCAGTTCTCCAAGGCGAAATTCAGACGTGcatgaagatgatgggcGCAAAAGACATCtcggagcttgggccacGCTTTGTGAGTTTGCCCGGATTTCAAGGGGCCCCTGACGAAGAGCTAATAATCTTGTGATCGCAGATCAACAGCAGGATGGTCGAGCGGGACATCTTCGATGGCGGGGCTGGTCTCGACAGAACGGGGTTGTGGACGTCTCGTGCTGCCAAGCTGTAGGCGATTTTGCGGGGGAAGGTGCCAAGCTGGGTTGAGCATGTCGTAGATCCTTTTGCATGACGATCTCGTCCTAGCCGAGGCGGCATGTGGTTTGACGGGTGTTTTTGGGCTCTAGACAATTACCTGGAAGAAGAACGTTTCGAACAAGCACGTTCATTTGGGAAGTGTGTGTACAACGCTGGTTTGTAATGCGAGAGATATTCAAATGGGTGCTGCAAAACCTCGCGATGGCCTTCTCATGGCAGCTATTCAAAGTCAGTCGGTTAGTCCGATGTTCACATGATGTCAATTCGATCAAGCAGTGCCGTCGGGTTGTTGCATGAGGCACAGATGTAGCCAAGACGGCTGTTCGAGGCTCTGCGGGTGCCAAATCTGCAAGGATTTGAGCTGGTCTCATGatgaccacctcctccccttttccacaaCAGCTTCCAGATCAGCAAGGGCAGATGAAAAGGTGACGCCAATATTTGATATCAAACTTCAAGCTGGACACCACAGAATCAACTTGATTGGTTTATCTGCACCCACATGGATAAGAAAGAGGGAGAATGGGAAGTGTTCAAGGGGAAACCCAAACGCCACTTGAATCAACGGCATACTGCGTATTTGAGAGACGCAAATTGCCAAAACCACAACGTTGCAACCGGGTTTTCTGAGAGGACAGGAGTCGAATCGGCGGTTGGCTTCGTGCGTGCCATCAAAGAATTTCGTTGTGGTTGCATCACTGGAACCGGGCCGACCACTCACAGGCTTCCATCCTGGAAAGAGGACTCAAGCTTCGGTGTCAAATCTCCCAGTGGATCGCGTGGACACCTCTCCACTGGTCCACTCTCAACAACACAGACGGTATCGACTCGCAAAAAGCGCTCCACGGATACGCAATTGTTGAACTCTTCCGTGGAGTCGCTAGAAAACTGGTTGAGAatcggcggtgatggtgatcaGGGCGAAGAGAAAATAGTcgagggagttgaaggagagaTTCACATGCAAGTTTCGACAAAATGATACTCGGCCCCTCATCTGATAAATAGGCGAACGTTTGACCAAGAGATTACTCTTGGAGAGGATTATTGGAGAAATAGCTTGGCTGTGCGACTCCAAAAGTGCCTCTGTACCCAATAGTGAGCACTGCTTCACGCCTCTCGCGGCCAAATGCAGGTGTTGAGCTCTGTCGCTTTCGGTGGAGTAGACCCAAAATTTTCATGTGCTCCATCCATGCCGAGGGCCTTTCCCTGTCGAGCAGGCATCTGCAGACGGGGAAGAGGTCCCCCTTGACGCCTCTCCCCCAGAAAATGCGGGGGCAGGTCATGAAATGATCTCttggcatcatcctcgtTTTGGCAGTCACGTCCGTTGTCGTTCAGATTCTCGACCCTCAAAT is drawn from Podospora pseudocomata strain CBS 415.72m chromosome 1 map unlocalized CBS415.72m_1, whole genome shotgun sequence and contains these coding sequences:
- the CSN4 gene encoding COP9/signalosome complex subunit Csn4 (COG:O; COG:T; EggNog:ENOG503NX1A); translated protein: MVSPKVQEALAKAQENPVIGYKTLLNSLDDLSPPEARSTDLKAITDDLFAASHGVVTTKAVLSDLINVLKNSQNHESWIDVGTHIVRAISSTPSLSSSLVDQASALRELIATAHETNEDFLAAAKILAEIPLDSSQRRVSDREKAKIWIRIVRNHLEEDDSTTAETYLNKLKNVMHKVGDTDPEMMLHFKLSAARIQDSNRQFLQAASSYHDISFSPSIAEEERLHTLSMAIKCAVLAPAGPLRSRALGRLHKDERSAGLEEYGILEKMFFDRLLSSDEVEKFAQSLAPHQLAKTSDGSTVLARAVVEHNLLSAGRLYTDIGFDELGLLLGLDGDKAEETTAKMIEQGRLTGSIDQIDRIIYFEMGEASGEYGSGHTTAQVGKEIRRWDSNVQALAEDVERVTDLLQAEFPDFVATQIAV
- a CDS encoding uncharacterized protein (EggNog:ENOG503P5YK; COG:S), translating into MAARQKLRILCFGDSLTAGYSYLGSAYHPYHFKMDQMLAMAFPDYEITTVERGKCGDMVRNGFLTRMQECFPPAKKDDKPPFDWVIVLGGTKYVYVPLIDWLMRSADEVSSDIAFRVPPQEIFKKLTEVWDIPLRRGCKVLALTVPDVVGDSKFKMRGDADRKVLNELIMGYKKPNLHVYDLHDAISLTKMSSTDRKTYRDDQIHFTPEGYDLIGNKVGMALVSLLVKQRVADLPPAKRRRIFKNDDKLFEEETGNPESLDGGYVVVRRTDLD
- a CDS encoding uncharacterized protein (EggNog:ENOG503NVI4; COG:C) — encoded protein: MAKVFSAEEVAKHNTAESCWVVLHGAVYDVTEFLPSHPGGSRIILQLAGRDATAEFDPIHPPGTLEDNLPPTAKLGIVDPESLKKLQRQSNTANPAQEAARPPPPLHHLLNLDEIEAVAKTQVSKKCWAYYFSAADDLISKTYNNTVYRSILLRPRVFVDVTKADTTTSILGGAFKLATPLYVSPAAMARLAHPDGEAGIAKGISRFGAMQLVSHNASMSPEQIVADAKPDQIFGWQLYVQNARAKSEAMLARIAKLPQYKCVVLTLDAPVPSKREHDEKAALEAELLIEASKSEEEKEKAKKRPDSNSGVGQQLFFGTAADLTWDTTLPWLAKHTKLPIVLKGIQTHEDVYLAAQYAKKHPGTVKAVILSNHGGRSLDTAPPAVHTLLECKKYCPEVFDIIEIWVDGGIRRGTDVVKALCLGAKAAGVGRAALYGLGAGGWKGVERTFEILQGEIQTCMKMMGAKDISELGPRFINSRMVERDIFDGGAGLDRTGLWTSRAAKL